A genome region from Bufo gargarizans isolate SCDJY-AF-19 chromosome 2, ASM1485885v1, whole genome shotgun sequence includes the following:
- the ERGIC2 gene encoding endoplasmic reticulum-Golgi intermediate compartment protein 2, whose product MRRLNRRKTLNLVKELDAFPKVPDSYVETSASRGTVSLLAFSVMAILTVLEFLVYRDTWMRYDYEVDKDFTSKLRLNIDITVAMKCQYIGADVLDLAETMVTSAEGLVYEPVIFELSPQQRQWQRMLQQIQNRLQEEASLQDLLFKSALRSSVTALPPREDSPSEPPSACRIHGHLDINKVAGNFHITVGKAIPHPRGHAHLAALVSHDSYNFSHRIDHLSFGEILPGIINPLDGTEKIAEESNQMYQYFITIVPTKLNTHKVYGDTHQFSVTERERAINHAIGSHGVSGIFMKYDISSLMVTVTEDHMPLWKFLVRLCGIIGGIFTTTGMIHGLAEVFVDVICCRFKLGVYRHPEENHVQSLLSSNHSTETSPPDPI is encoded by the exons ATGAGGCGGCTGAACCGCAGGAAGACCCTGAACCTAGTGAAGGAGCTCGATGCTTTCCCCAAAGTACCTGACAGCTACGTGGAAACATCAGCAAGCAGGGGGACTG TGTCCCTGCTGGCGTTCTCCGTCATGGCCATCCTCACAGTCCTGGAGTTCCTGGTCTATCGTGACACGTGGATGAGATACGATTACGAAGTGGACAAGGATTTCACCAG TAAATTAAGATTGAACATCGACATCACTGTGGCCATGAAATGCCAGT ATATTGGTGCCGATGTCCTGGATCTGGCTGAGACCATGGTGACATCTGCAGAAGGACTGGTATATGAGCCG GTTATTTTTGAGTtgtctccacagcaaaggcagtgGCAGAG GATGCTGCAGCAGATTCAGAACAGGTTACAGGAAGAGGCATCCTTACAGGACCTTCTGTTCAAGAGTGCGCTGCGGAGTTCAGTCACTGCCTTGCCGCCCAG GGAAGATTCCCCTTCTGAGCCACCCAGCGCCTGCCGGATCCACGGTCATCTCGATATCAATAAAGTGGCTGGAAACTTCCACATTACTGTGGGCAA agcCATTCCACATCCCAGAGGCCACGCACATTTGGCAGCTCTTGTGAGCCACGACA GCTATAATTTCTCTCATCGCATTGATCACTTGTCCTTTGGAGAGATATTACCAGGGATTATCAACCCCTTAGATGGAACGGAAAAAATAGCGGAGGAAA gtaaTCAGATGTACCAGTATTTTATCACCATTGTCCCAACCAAACTCAACACACACAAGGTGTATGGAGACACACACCAGTTCTCAGTGACTGAGAGG GAGCGTGCGATAAACCATGCAATCGGCAGTCATGGAGTGTCGGGGATATTTATGAAATATGACATCAGTTCATTAATGGTGACCGTGACGGAGGACCACATGCCCCTGTGGAAGTTTCTTGTGCGACTCTGTGGCATTATTGGGGGGATATTCACCACTAccg ggATGATCCATGGACTGGCAGAAGTTTTTGTGGATGTTATTTGCTGCCGTTTCAAGCTTGGAGTTTACAGACATCCTGAA